Proteins encoded in a region of the Neodiprion virginianus isolate iyNeoVirg1 chromosome 2, iyNeoVirg1.1, whole genome shotgun sequence genome:
- the LOC124297759 gene encoding uncharacterized protein LOC124297759: MLSWIAHFGIPLRITSDLGGQFESNLFKKLSELLGFKHKRTTAYHPQANGLVERLHRQLKAALLCHEDTWYDALPAVLLGLRAAYKEDIEATPAELVLGEPLRLPGEFLAPSRQDTTAPELVRMLRKNFQDLAPEPASRHTHQRIFVHQDLANASHVFIRNDQVRPSFSAPYDGPYPVVDKHEKYFTVKLRGRNTPVSIDRLKPAYLLLDELQSQHDTAGPSALSVHQPVANNDAPTTATSKKKKQVRLAL; encoded by the coding sequence ATGCTATCGTGGATTGCACACTTCGGCATTCCCTTGCGCATTACTTCAGACCTGGGAGGACAATTTGAGTCAAACTTATTCAAAAAACTCTCGGAACTCCTAGGTTTCAAACACAAACGCACAACGGCTTACCACCCGCAAGCTAACGGACTCGTAGAACGCCTCCACCGTCAGCTAAAAGCAGCGCTACTCTGTCACGAGGACACGTGGTACGACGCGCTTCCCGCCGTGCTACTCGGACTCCGAGCCGCGTACAAAGAGGACATCGAAGCGACTCCCGCTGAACTCGTCCTCGGCGAACCGTTACGACTGCCAGGCGAATTCCTTGCGCCCTCAAGGCAAGACACGACCGCCCCCGAACTGGTACGGATGCTGAGGAAGAACTTCCAAGATCTGGCACCAGAACCCGCATCGCGCCACACACACCAGCGCATCTTTGTGCACCAAGACCTCGCAAACGCGTCACACGTCTTTATCCGAAACGACCAAGTGCGACCGTCATTCTCCGCCCCGTACGACGGCCCATACCCAGTCGTCGACAAGCACGAGAAATACTTCACCGTCAAACTACGTGGAAGAAACACGCCAGTTTCGATCGACAGATTGAAACCCGCGTATCTGCTGCTCGACGAACTCCAAAGCCAACACGACACGGCCGGACCGTCTGCATTGAGCGTACACCAGCCCGTCGCAAACAACGACGCCCCAACGACCGCGacttcaaaaaagaaaaaacaagtcCGACTCGCGCTGTAA
- the LOC124297758 gene encoding uncharacterized protein LOC124297758, producing MIYQDALEDSGTGPGEDQEPSQGESTLNEMQGDQPPALTPNPVRLRVPPFCPERPALWFAQQEAQFRTQGIVTEIGRYYHTISNIPTRYAAEVENLIVTPPVTLPYQALKIALIARFSQSREAKILQLLDRESLGDRTPSAHLRHLRSLVPDIDEEILKARWLSHLPENIRICLVAQNKLTLTELSETADRVHEQVNKGNNVSAVSSLEAQIAALTRQVEQLSNQGRRNQNKTSKKKERSRSRSRSKASTRGLSPTSNICWYHKKFGNSAKKCFPAGCKFPGNASGSR from the coding sequence ATGATATACCAGGACGCTCTGGAAGACTCAGGAACAGGACCGGGAGAAGACCAAGAACCGAGCCAAGGAGAGTCAACGCTAAACGAAATGCAGGGTGATCAACCGCCAGCCCTGACGCCGAACCCCGTAAGGCTCAGGGTGCCGCCATTTTGCCCCGAACGACCAGCGCTCTGGTTCGCGCAACAGGAAGCGCAATTTCGAACGCAGGGTATTGTAACGGAAATCGGCCGATACTACCACACGATATCGAACATACCAACGCGTTACGCCGCGGAGGTAGAAAATCTTATCGTCACGCCCCCGGTAACCCTTCCGTACCAAGCGCTAAAAATAGCATTGATCGCGCGTTTTTCTCAATCGAGAgaagcaaaaattttacagctcCTCGACCGCGAAAGCCTTGGTGACCGCACACCATCAGCGCATTTACGCCATCTGCGTAGCCTCGTCCCTGACATAGACGAGGAAATTCTTAAAGCGCGCTGGCTATCACATCTCCCcgaaaatattagaatttgCCTCGTGGCACAAAACAAATTAACGCTCACCGAGCTAAGCGAGACAGCCGATCGCGTACACGAGCAAGTAAACAAAGGCAATAATGTTTCGGCGGTATCAAGCCTCGAAGCTCAAATAGCCGCACTCACACGTCAAGTCGAACAGCTATCAAACCAAGGCCGCCGCaatcaaaacaaaacgagcaagaaaaaagaacgctCGCGTAGCCGTTCACGCAGCAAGGCGAGTACACGCGGACTCTCACCAACATCGAACATATGTTGGTACCACAAGAAATTCGGCAATTCCGCGAAGAAGTGCTTCCCAGCGGGATGTAAATTTCCGGGAAACGCCAGCGGGAGTCGTTAA